Below is a window of Drosophila miranda strain MSH22 chromosome 3, D.miranda_PacBio2.1, whole genome shotgun sequence DNA.
AGCATGGTGGGGAACATAAACTTCATCTTTCCGGAGGTGAAGACCTGCGTCAGGTTCTGTCGCAGCCAGCGCCACTCGGGCCCGTCCAGGAATAGAAGGTTTCCCGTCAACGGATCGTCCTTAACATTGTGAAAGAGTCCACGGTCCGCGAAGCTGTTAAAATCACTTATCGTTATTTTTTTAATCAGTTCCAGGTCCATCACAAAGAAAGCTTTGCTAAAGAAGGTGAAGTAGCCGCAGAAGCGTTCTGTTTTGCTGAACTTTTCATAGATTCGACGATTGATGTCTGTCCAGTGTAGCCCCTTGCCAAGGCCACTCATGTTGCCAAGGAAAAGTACAGGCTTTTCCCCGGCCACGCCTTTGCGACGCCAGTAGTCATAATGCTCAAGCAGCCGGGAATAAATCAGAGCTCCAGCAACGAGAACGAGAGCCAACAGCGTCCACATGCTTCCGTCTACTCGATTAAAATGCAACTGACTCTCGAAACCGGTTCGGTTTTTATGGAAAGCTCTGTAAGTTCTCTCTTGCTAAAATTGTATCTCCCTGCCTACTCGGGTGCTTTCACATATTGCGCATTTATTACAAACGGAATGTTTTATGTATTTCTAGAGTGTAACAAACAAAACTTATCAGATACTAGATACGCTCCACTCTCAGGTGAATCCCATTCTTCGTCGTTAGAGGAAAAGAGCGAGTATCTAGAATCAGAGGACTTTCGGTACGCTTGGAGATGCCGAACTTAAAGCGCCGAAGCAGTGACACCAGACCAATCTTGGCCTGAATCTTCCCGAATCTCAGTCCTATGCAGTTACGGGGTCCGTCCCCAAAGGGTAAATAGGCCATCGGATGACGAGACTTCACTTGATCCGCCTCGAAGCGACTCGGATCGAAACGCTCGGGCTCCGGATATATTTCAGGATCGTGATGAATGCTGTGGACTGGTATTAACACGGTTGTTCCCTTGTCAATGGTGATGTCCGTGTTGGGGACTTTGTAGTTCTGATTGGCCTCTCGTATGAGTTGAGGAACAATGGGATGATTCCGGAGGGTTTCTGTAAACATATGCTGGTTAGAATTGTATGTACTATTTGCACGGATAGGTGCTTACCTGCTAAGACTTTTTCTAGGTAGTTCATCTCTGCTAAGGCATCATATGTTATCTCCCCTCCTTCCACATTCTTGAGAACAGCATCGACTTCCTCCCTAACGCGGCGCTGAATATCGGGATGCTGGGCCAATTCATACAAACAGTAGGCCATTGTACTCGAAGAAGTCTCAAATCCAGCTAGGAAGAATACGAAAGCCTGGGCAGCCATTTGCTCGATAGTCAAGCCATGGGAAAGATCAATAACCTTTCCTTGTTTAGCAGCCTCTTGGTTCTCAGCACGCAATTCAATCAACTCATCGAGGAAATCGTTTCGCTTAATGCCATTCTTCATACGATAGTCGACGGTGTT
It encodes the following:
- the LOC108160277 gene encoding probable cytochrome P450 6a14, which translates into the protein MMLTFALLGMALALVYNFYRNTYSYWERKGVPNERPLPLIGNVKGIGTKYHFRDINQRIYDKFKGVAPFAGMFTFFKRSALIIDLDLIKQVLIKDFQYFQDRGVFNNVRDDPLTGHLLTLEGDEWRSMRHKLTPVFTSGKIKHMSGVVVEVGHRLAAAMDKAVSAAKVDDGDVEIKDICARFTTDVIGTCAFGLECHSLSDPKAEFRSKGRMIFEKPRHSPIVQFFVFTNAKLAKKLRMKILPDDVSEFFMNAVKNTVDYRMKNGIKRNDFLDELIELRAENQEAAKQGKVIDLSHGLTIEQMAAQAFVFFLAGFETSSSTMAYCLYELAQHPDIQRRVREEVDAVLKNVEGGEITYDALAEMNYLEKVLAETLRNHPIVPQLIREANQNYKVPNTDITIDKGTTVLIPVHSIHHDPEIYPEPERFDPSRFEADQVKSRHPMAYLPFGDGPRNCIGLRFGKIQAKIGLVSLLRRFKFGISKRTESPLILDTRSFPLTTKNGIHLRVERI